A genomic region of Acipenser ruthenus chromosome 9, fAciRut3.2 maternal haplotype, whole genome shotgun sequence contains the following coding sequences:
- the LOC117405357 gene encoding large ribosomal subunit protein eL31, which produces MAPTKKGGEKKKGRSAINEVVTREYTINVHKRIHGVGFKRRAPRALKEIRKFAMKEMGTPDVRIDTRLNKAMWTKGVRNVPYRVRVRLSRKRNEDEDSPNKLYTLVTYVPVTTYKGLQTVNVDEN; this is translated from the exons ATGGCTCCAACAAAGAAAGGTGGTGAGAAAAAGAAGGGCCGTTCTGCCATCAATGAGGTAGTGACAAGGGAATACACCATCAACGTCCACAAGCGCATCCATGGGGT GGGTTTCAAGAGGCGGGCTCCCCGTGCCCTCAAGGAGATCCGCAAATTTGCCATGAAGGAGATGGGAACTCCTGACGTTCGCATTGATACCCGTTTGAACAAAGCAATGTGGACGAAAGGTGTAAG GAACGTTCCATACCGTGTTCGTGTGCGTCTGTCCAGGAAGCGTAATGAGGATGAAGACTCTCCCAACAAACTGTACACCCTGGTTACATACGTTCCTGTTACCACATACAAAG GTCTGCAGACAGTCAACGTTGATGAGAACTAA